A single genomic interval of Aquipuribacter sp. SD81 harbors:
- a CDS encoding glycosyltransferase — protein MRERATSGALQALGPGRSWDGLVVVVAGVTWEGNRLGAQHIAERLTRWAPVLYVDPPRTPMSVRRKPWIAESGREPRLRLVADRLARLTVMVPPLKSRPGGREVAERVLRHRVRGAVRALGGSVRATVVIPPHYPAFHVGEALRVHLASDDFAAGAGIQGVSEAWVRRQERRVARDADLVVAVSPVLQDKWRRLGTDPVLWTNGCDVDLMARARTVRPAADVALPQPVAGFMGTLSERTDVAWLEAVARTGRSLLLVGPRSHTAPQQALDRVLAMPNVQWVGRRPHTEVPSYLAHMDVGLVPYADDAFNRASFPLKVLDYLAAGLPVVARDLPSVRWLGTDHTVLASDAGSFVAEAVRAMDAPVDHDAVAGRRAVAARHGWDARVAELAALLGLPGA, from the coding sequence ATGCGTGAGCGAGCCACCTCGGGCGCGCTGCAGGCGCTCGGCCCCGGGCGGTCGTGGGACGGCCTCGTCGTCGTCGTCGCCGGGGTCACCTGGGAGGGCAACCGGCTGGGCGCCCAGCACATCGCCGAGCGGCTCACCCGCTGGGCCCCCGTGCTCTACGTGGACCCCCCGCGCACGCCCATGTCGGTGCGCCGCAAGCCGTGGATCGCGGAGTCCGGCCGCGAGCCCCGGCTGCGCCTGGTCGCGGACCGGCTCGCCCGGCTCACGGTCATGGTGCCGCCCCTGAAGTCACGGCCGGGCGGGCGCGAGGTCGCCGAGCGCGTGCTGCGGCACCGGGTCAGGGGTGCGGTGCGGGCCCTCGGGGGCTCGGTGCGGGCGACGGTCGTCATCCCGCCGCACTACCCGGCCTTCCACGTGGGCGAGGCCCTGCGCGTCCACCTCGCCTCCGACGACTTCGCCGCCGGGGCGGGCATCCAGGGCGTCTCCGAGGCGTGGGTGCGCCGGCAGGAGCGGAGGGTGGCACGGGACGCCGACCTCGTCGTGGCCGTCTCGCCGGTCCTGCAGGACAAGTGGCGCCGCCTCGGCACCGACCCCGTGCTGTGGACCAACGGCTGCGACGTCGACCTCATGGCGCGCGCGAGGACCGTCCGGCCCGCCGCGGACGTCGCCCTCCCCCAGCCCGTCGCGGGGTTCATGGGCACCCTCTCGGAGCGCACGGACGTCGCGTGGCTCGAGGCCGTCGCACGCACCGGACGGTCGCTGCTGCTCGTGGGGCCGCGCTCGCACACCGCGCCCCAGCAGGCGCTCGACCGCGTGCTCGCGATGCCGAACGTGCAGTGGGTGGGCCGGCGGCCCCACACGGAGGTCCCGTCGTACCTCGCGCACATGGACGTGGGCCTCGTGCCCTACGCCGACGACGCCTTCAACCGGGCGAGCTTCCCCCTCAAGGTGCTCGACTACCTCGCGGCCGGCCTGCCCGTCGTCGCGCGGGACCTGCCGTCGGTGCGCTGGCTCGGCACCGACCACACCGTGCTCGCCTCCGACGCCGGCTCGTTCGTGGCCGAGGCCGTCCGCGCGATGGACGCCCCGGTCGACCACGACGCCGTGGCCGGCAGGCGGGCGGTCGCCGCCCGGCACGGCTGGGACGCGAGGGTCGCGGAGCTCGCCGCGCTGCTGGGGCTCCCCGGTGCCTGA
- a CDS encoding glycosyltransferase, with product MPERRPRVLVCHPSPDVYGADLMLVRTVAALRRRGWDTLVTVPEDGPLLPRLRRTGSPVRLLPAPVLRKSLLSPLGLARTVLTAPVDLVRLVRAVRALRPDVVYVNTLTLPHWLAAGRLAGVPVVCHVRELESEVAPLVAWCLVAPLRLASRVVANSRATAAFLRRHHPRLAPRTDVVHNGFDFPPGPGPGPNGPRPRVALVGRLSPRKGQDVAVRAVAALARRGRTAELDLAGSVFPGYEWYEQELRDLAAELGVAEHVRFLGYVDDVWPVLAEADVVVVPSRLEPFGSVAVEALAAARPVVVSDVGGLPEIAAGEAAASVVPPEDPEALADAVAAAADLARTRPDVTAASGASVRRRFGRDRYDDEVVASLRRSMRRG from the coding sequence GTGCCTGAGCGGCGACCCCGGGTGCTCGTGTGCCACCCGTCGCCCGACGTGTACGGCGCCGACCTCATGCTCGTGCGCACGGTGGCCGCCCTGCGCCGACGGGGCTGGGACACGCTCGTGACCGTCCCGGAGGACGGCCCGCTGCTGCCGCGGCTGCGGCGGACCGGCAGCCCGGTCCGGCTCCTGCCGGCACCCGTGCTCCGCAAGTCGCTGCTGTCCCCGCTCGGGCTCGCGCGCACCGTGCTGACGGCGCCGGTCGACCTCGTCCGCCTCGTCAGGGCGGTGCGCGCGCTGCGCCCGGACGTCGTCTACGTCAACACCCTGACCCTGCCCCACTGGCTCGCGGCGGGCCGCCTGGCCGGCGTGCCCGTCGTCTGCCACGTGCGCGAGCTCGAGTCCGAGGTCGCGCCGCTGGTGGCCTGGTGCCTCGTGGCGCCCCTGCGGCTCGCGAGCAGGGTGGTGGCGAACTCACGGGCGACCGCGGCCTTCCTGCGTCGCCACCACCCGCGGCTCGCGCCGCGCACGGACGTGGTGCACAACGGCTTCGACTTCCCGCCCGGCCCCGGACCGGGCCCGAACGGTCCCCGCCCCCGCGTCGCGCTGGTCGGACGGCTGAGCCCGCGCAAGGGCCAGGACGTCGCCGTCCGCGCCGTCGCCGCCCTGGCCCGTCGTGGCCGTACTGCCGAGCTCGACCTCGCGGGCTCGGTGTTCCCGGGCTACGAGTGGTACGAGCAGGAGCTGAGGGACCTGGCCGCGGAGCTCGGCGTCGCCGAGCACGTGCGGTTCCTGGGCTACGTCGACGACGTCTGGCCGGTGCTGGCCGAGGCCGACGTGGTGGTCGTCCCGTCCCGCCTCGAGCCCTTCGGCAGCGTCGCGGTCGAGGCCCTCGCGGCGGCGCGGCCGGTCGTCGTCAGCGACGTGGGCGGCCTGCCGGAGATCGCCGCCGGGGAGGCCGCGGCCTCGGTCGTGCCGCCGGAGGACCCCGAGGCGCTCGCCGACGCCGTCGCGGCCGCGGCGGACCTCGCCCGGACCCGACCGGACGTGACCGCCGCCTCGGGCGCGAGCGTCCGCCGCCGCTTCGGCCGCGACCGCTACGACGACGAGGTCGTGGCGAGCCTGCGGCGCAGCATGCGCCGCGGCTGA
- a CDS encoding acyltransferase, producing MSTARRAANWLVRRVRQDPGYTIHPDLDGRDVAAEVTRRGVSAVRAVWSLRGVRGGRLRFCENGVQVRHRRHLSIGSGSVVEAYTRLHCLSERGFRIGRRVTIGKFAILEAGGVLWNRGVGLRIGDGSSVGDYCFVGASGGVWIGDRVLMGQRVSIHSQNHAFDDLDRPIQAQGVTQAGVRIEDDCWLGSGSVILDGVTLGRGCVVSAGSVVTRSFPPGSVVAGVPARLLRTRGGGAADA from the coding sequence ATGAGCACCGCGAGGCGCGCGGCGAACTGGCTGGTGCGCCGGGTCCGCCAGGACCCCGGCTACACCATCCACCCCGACCTCGACGGGCGCGACGTCGCCGCGGAGGTGACGCGGCGCGGCGTCAGCGCCGTCCGCGCGGTCTGGTCGCTGCGCGGCGTGCGCGGCGGCCGCCTCCGCTTCTGCGAGAACGGCGTGCAGGTCCGGCACCGTCGGCACCTCAGCATCGGGTCCGGCTCCGTGGTGGAGGCCTACACGCGGCTGCACTGCCTGAGCGAGCGCGGCTTCCGCATCGGCCGCCGGGTGACGATCGGCAAGTTCGCGATCCTCGAGGCCGGCGGCGTCCTGTGGAACCGGGGCGTCGGCCTCCGGATCGGTGACGGCTCCTCCGTGGGCGACTACTGCTTCGTCGGGGCGAGCGGCGGCGTGTGGATCGGGGACCGCGTGCTCATGGGCCAGCGCGTCTCGATCCACAGCCAGAACCACGCCTTCGACGACCTCGACCGGCCGATCCAGGCCCAGGGCGTGACCCAGGCGGGGGTGCGGATCGAGGACGACTGCTGGCTGGGGTCGGGCTCGGTGATCCTCGACGGCGTCACCCTCGGGCGCGGCTGCGTCGTGTCGGCCGGGTCGGTCGTCACGCGCTCGTTCCCCCCGGGCTCGGTCGTCGCGGGCGTCCCCGCGCGGCTGCTGCGCACCCGGGGCGGCGGGGCCGCGGATGCGTGA
- a CDS encoding 3'(2'),5'-bisphosphate nucleotidase CysQ, with amino-acid sequence MRDDELAVSLAAAAGGRLLEVRSSDLEGTALKAEGDRAAQEVLARLLAEHRPGDAVLSEEAADDPSRLGADRVWIIDPLDGTREFSERPREDWAVHVALWADGELVAGAVTQPAADVVHSTRDETDLVPPGDRLRLAVSRSRPPAFVQRLADALDAELVAMGSAGVKAMSVLRGETDAYVHAGGQYEWDSAAPVAVARAAGLHTSRVDGSPLRYNQPDPYLPDLVVCHPQVADRVLDAIRLQLDEVSTAP; translated from the coding sequence GTGCGAGACGACGAGCTGGCGGTGTCCCTCGCCGCCGCGGCGGGCGGACGCCTGCTCGAGGTGCGCTCCAGCGACCTCGAGGGGACGGCGCTCAAGGCGGAGGGCGACCGGGCGGCCCAGGAGGTGCTCGCCCGGCTGCTCGCCGAGCACCGGCCGGGCGACGCCGTCCTGAGCGAGGAGGCCGCCGACGACCCCTCCCGGCTCGGCGCCGACCGGGTGTGGATCATCGACCCGCTCGACGGCACGAGGGAGTTCTCCGAGCGCCCGCGCGAGGACTGGGCGGTGCACGTCGCGCTGTGGGCCGACGGCGAGCTCGTCGCCGGCGCCGTCACGCAGCCCGCGGCCGACGTCGTCCACAGCACGCGGGACGAGACGGACCTGGTGCCGCCGGGGGACCGGCTGCGGCTGGCCGTGAGCCGGTCCCGCCCGCCCGCCTTCGTCCAGCGGCTCGCCGACGCCCTCGACGCGGAGCTCGTGGCCATGGGCTCCGCCGGGGTCAAGGCGATGTCCGTGCTGCGCGGGGAGACCGACGCCTACGTGCACGCCGGCGGGCAGTACGAGTGGGACTCGGCGGCGCCCGTGGCGGTCGCCCGGGCGGCCGGCCTGCACACGAGCCGGGTCGACGGCTCCCCGCTGCGCTACAACCAGCCCGACCCGTACCTGCCGGACCTCGTCGTCTGCCACCCGCAGGTCGCCGACCGGGTCCTCGACGCCATCCGACTCCAGCTCGACGAGGTGAGCACCGCGCCATGA
- the cysD gene encoding sulfate adenylyltransferase subunit CysD — MTAPRQYRLSQLQALEAEAIFIMREVCAELERPVLLFSGGKDSIVMLRLAEKAFHPGRIPFPVMHVDTGHNFAEVLDFRDRRAAELGVNLLVASVQEAIDNGTVTEPPDGTRNRIQTPVLLDALEKYRFTAIFGGARRDEDKARAKERIFSFRDEFGQWDPKNQRPELWNLYNGRIHTGESIRVFPLSNWTELDIWQFIAREGIELPSIYYAHEREVFERNGMLFGVHEVCRPRPGEEVRTERVRYRTVGDASLTAAVRSDADTVEKVVEEVAVTRITERGATRGDDKFSEAAMEDRKREGYF, encoded by the coding sequence ATGACCGCCCCGCGCCAGTACCGGCTGTCCCAGCTGCAGGCCCTCGAGGCCGAGGCGATCTTCATCATGCGCGAGGTCTGCGCGGAGCTGGAGCGGCCCGTCCTGCTCTTCTCCGGCGGCAAGGACTCCATCGTCATGCTGAGGCTCGCCGAGAAGGCGTTCCACCCGGGCAGGATCCCCTTCCCGGTCATGCACGTCGACACGGGCCACAACTTCGCCGAGGTGCTCGACTTCCGGGACCGCCGCGCCGCGGAGCTCGGGGTCAACCTGCTCGTCGCGAGCGTGCAGGAGGCCATCGACAACGGCACGGTCACCGAGCCGCCGGACGGCACCCGCAACCGCATCCAGACGCCGGTCCTGCTCGACGCCCTGGAGAAGTACCGCTTCACCGCGATCTTCGGCGGCGCCCGGCGCGACGAGGACAAGGCGCGGGCCAAGGAGCGGATCTTCTCCTTCCGCGACGAGTTCGGGCAGTGGGACCCCAAGAACCAGCGGCCCGAGCTGTGGAACCTCTACAACGGGCGGATCCACACCGGCGAGAGCATCCGCGTGTTCCCGCTGTCCAACTGGACCGAGCTGGACATCTGGCAGTTCATCGCCCGCGAGGGCATCGAGCTGCCGTCCATCTACTACGCGCACGAGCGCGAGGTGTTCGAGCGCAACGGGATGCTGTTCGGCGTCCACGAGGTGTGCCGGCCCCGACCGGGGGAGGAGGTGCGGACCGAGCGCGTCCGCTACCGCACCGTCGGCGACGCCAGCCTCACCGCCGCCGTCCGCAGCGACGCGGACACGGTCGAGAAGGTCGTCGAGGAGGTGGCGGTCACGCGGATCACGGAGCGCGGCGCCACCCGGGGCGACGACAAGTTCAGCGAGGCCGCCATGGAGGACCGCAAGCGCGAGGGGTACTTCTGA
- a CDS encoding UDP-glucose dehydrogenase family protein, whose protein sequence is MRVSVVGTGYVGLVSGAGLADAGHHVVCVDVDAEKVELINSGVPPIFEDGLEDQLQRVVGDRLSATTDLRAAVLGSDLTLIAVGTPFDGQHIDLGYVREASRQIGEALRDKDGYHVVVVKSTVVPGTTVDVVLPVLEEASGKRAGEDFGVGMNPEFLAEGAAVVDFTRPDRIVLGGIDERSQDALAELFAPFADATTVRTDPTTAEMIKYTANSLLATMISFSNEIGNLCAEVGVDVVDAMAGVHLDKRLSPVQPDGSRVRPGFLSFLAAGCGFGGSCFPKDVKALVAYGQDHGHPMPLLDAVITTNAAQPGRVLDLLREHVPSLAGTRVTVLGMAFKPGTDDVRESPSLPVTAALLRAGAVVTAYDPVAQDTAARVVGDDVVFATTLAEALDGADAVLLMTRWAEFERVPAVLRDLGQQPVVVDGRRLLPKDSVARYTGIGLRSSR, encoded by the coding sequence GTGCGCGTCTCCGTCGTCGGCACCGGTTACGTCGGCCTCGTCTCCGGGGCCGGCCTCGCCGACGCCGGCCACCACGTGGTCTGCGTCGACGTGGACGCCGAGAAGGTGGAGCTGATCAACTCCGGCGTGCCGCCCATCTTCGAGGACGGCCTCGAGGACCAGCTCCAGCGGGTCGTGGGGGACCGCCTCAGCGCCACGACCGACCTGCGGGCGGCCGTGCTCGGCAGCGACCTCACGCTGATCGCGGTCGGCACCCCGTTCGACGGCCAGCACATCGACCTCGGCTACGTCCGCGAGGCGTCGCGGCAGATCGGCGAGGCGCTGCGCGACAAGGACGGCTACCACGTGGTCGTCGTCAAGAGCACCGTCGTGCCCGGCACCACCGTCGACGTGGTCCTGCCGGTGCTGGAGGAGGCGTCGGGCAAGCGCGCGGGGGAGGACTTCGGGGTCGGCATGAACCCGGAGTTCCTCGCCGAGGGGGCCGCGGTCGTCGACTTCACCCGCCCGGACCGGATCGTGCTCGGCGGGATCGACGAGCGGTCCCAGGACGCGCTGGCCGAGCTGTTCGCGCCGTTCGCGGACGCCACCACCGTGCGGACGGACCCGACCACGGCCGAGATGATCAAGTACACGGCCAACTCGCTGCTCGCCACGATGATCTCGTTCTCCAACGAGATCGGGAACCTCTGCGCCGAGGTCGGGGTCGACGTCGTGGACGCCATGGCGGGCGTCCACCTGGACAAGCGGCTCTCCCCGGTGCAGCCGGACGGCAGCCGGGTCCGACCCGGGTTCCTGTCCTTCCTGGCCGCCGGCTGCGGCTTCGGCGGCAGCTGCTTCCCCAAGGACGTCAAGGCGCTGGTCGCCTACGGGCAGGACCACGGCCACCCGATGCCGCTGCTGGACGCCGTCATCACGACGAACGCCGCCCAGCCCGGGCGGGTGCTCGACCTGCTGCGCGAGCACGTGCCGAGCCTGGCCGGGACCCGGGTGACCGTGCTCGGGATGGCCTTCAAGCCCGGGACCGACGACGTGCGGGAGTCGCCGTCGCTGCCGGTGACGGCGGCGCTGCTGCGGGCCGGCGCCGTCGTGACGGCCTACGACCCGGTGGCGCAGGACACGGCGGCCCGGGTCGTCGGTGACGACGTCGTGTTCGCGACGACGCTCGCCGAGGCCCTCGACGGGGCGGACGCGGTGCTCCTCATGACCCGGTGGGCGGAGTTCGAGCGCGTGCCCGCGGTGCTGCGCGACCTGGGGCAGCAGCCGGTCGTCGTCGACGGTCGCCGGCTCCTGCCCAAGGACTCGGTCGCGCGCTACACGGGCATCGGCCTGCGGTCGTCCCGGTAG
- a CDS encoding acyltransferase, producing MGTGRSSSGARERSGTGGAHGAAVAPAPAPREHWMDVVRGVAVSLVVLLHAAVIVEGRGELPVPAWVDTANDVVAPFRIPLLVMLSGMLLGPSLAKGSRRFLVGKLRAIGWPYLVWTGVFVVVTTRVEDTAAFLAGSTYLWYLLFLLAYYVAAWALRPVPAWLVAAAAYTGAVLAPEDTKYLERLLYLFALFLLGHVVAGVLRAGGRFRTSPWTLVAGVALLGLQVVLPAPLAGYGPGTLPATLGGFLLLSRLAQLTAGSRPAAPLRYVGESSLVYYVSHFPVMLVASAVVTRTGLDDGTAVALACAVVAFGVGTVLAAQRGRPAVRWLFLAPWGDPSRAGPRV from the coding sequence GTGGGCACCGGCAGGTCCTCCTCGGGAGCGCGCGAGCGGTCCGGGACAGGCGGTGCCCACGGCGCCGCCGTCGCCCCGGCCCCCGCGCCGCGCGAGCACTGGATGGACGTGGTCCGCGGGGTGGCGGTCTCGCTCGTCGTCCTCCTGCACGCCGCGGTCATCGTCGAGGGCCGCGGCGAGCTCCCCGTGCCGGCGTGGGTCGACACCGCGAACGACGTCGTCGCCCCGTTCCGCATCCCCCTCCTCGTCATGCTGTCGGGGATGCTCCTGGGGCCGTCGCTGGCGAAGGGCTCGCGGCGCTTCCTCGTCGGGAAGCTGCGGGCGATCGGCTGGCCGTACCTCGTGTGGACCGGGGTGTTCGTCGTGGTGACGACGCGCGTCGAGGACACCGCGGCCTTCCTCGCCGGGTCGACGTACCTGTGGTACCTGCTCTTCCTCCTCGCCTACTACGTGGCCGCCTGGGCGCTGCGTCCGGTGCCCGCCTGGCTCGTGGCGGCGGCGGCGTACACCGGCGCGGTGCTGGCTCCCGAGGACACGAAGTACCTCGAGCGCCTGCTCTACCTCTTCGCCCTCTTCCTTCTGGGGCACGTCGTCGCCGGTGTCCTGCGCGCGGGCGGGCGGTTCCGGACCTCGCCGTGGACCCTCGTGGCCGGCGTCGCCCTCCTCGGGCTGCAGGTCGTGCTGCCCGCGCCGCTCGCCGGGTACGGGCCGGGGACGCTGCCCGCCACCCTCGGGGGCTTCCTCCTGCTGTCGCGCCTCGCGCAGCTGACGGCCGGGTCGCGGCCGGCGGCGCCGCTGCGCTACGTGGGGGAGAGCTCCCTCGTGTACTACGTGTCGCACTTCCCGGTGATGCTCGTCGCCTCGGCGGTCGTCACCCGGACCGGCCTGGACGACGGGACCGCGGTGGCGCTCGCGTGCGCGGTCGTCGCCTTCGGCGTCGGCACCGTCCTCGCCGCGCAGCGCGGCCGGCCGGCCGTCCGCTGGCTGTTCCTCGCCCCCTGGGGCGACCCGTCCCGCGCGGGGCCACGCGTGTGA
- a CDS encoding MerR family transcriptional regulator: MQIGELAARSGMSLNTLRHYDEVGLVSPSRRSPGGFRLYSEEDLTRLLLIRRMKPLGYGLEEMRALLEVVDRLAASSGPDAAALRGELDDVLAGARERRARLARTLEMADEFVSLLEDHARAPASG; this comes from the coding sequence ATGCAGATCGGCGAGCTCGCCGCCCGGTCCGGCATGTCGCTCAACACGCTGCGGCACTACGACGAGGTGGGCCTCGTCAGCCCGTCGCGTCGCAGCCCGGGCGGGTTCCGGCTGTACTCCGAGGAGGACCTGACGCGGCTGCTCCTCATCCGCCGCATGAAGCCGCTCGGGTACGGCCTGGAGGAGATGCGCGCCCTGCTCGAGGTCGTGGACCGCCTGGCCGCCAGCAGCGGCCCGGACGCGGCGGCGCTGCGCGGCGAGCTGGACGACGTGCTCGCGGGCGCCCGGGAGCGGCGGGCGCGGCTGGCCCGGACGCTGGAGATGGCGGACGAGTTCGTGTCCCTGCTCGAGGACCACGCGCGGGCTCCTGCGAGCGGCTGA
- a CDS encoding sulfate adenylyltransferase subunit 1, with amino-acid sequence MDLLRFATAGSVDDGKSTLIGRLLYDTKTVFEDQIESVERASRDRGDEYVNLALLTDGLRAEREQGITIDVAYRYFASPRRKFIIADTPGHIQYTRNMVTGASTADLALILVDARKGLVEQSRRHAFLATLLQVPHLVLCVNKMDLVGYDQGVFDAIQQEFTDFAAKLQVPDLAVIPMSALQGDNVVHRSDNMPWYQGSSLLHHLENVHVASDRNLIDARFAVQTVIRPQSGTHLDYRGYAGQVSGGVFKPGDEVMVLPSGFTTTIAAIDTADGPVEEAFPPMSVTIRLSDELDVSRGDMLCRPRNAPTPRQDVEAMVCWMDEQATLQPGRKYALKHTTRTVRALVKELQYQLDVNTLHRNEGATQLGLNEIGRVRLRTTLPLLADEYRRNRSTGGFVLIDEATNRTVAAGMVV; translated from the coding sequence ATGGACCTGCTGCGCTTCGCCACCGCGGGCTCCGTCGACGACGGCAAGAGCACGCTCATCGGGCGCCTGCTCTACGACACCAAGACGGTCTTCGAGGACCAGATCGAGTCGGTGGAGCGCGCCAGCCGCGACCGGGGCGACGAGTACGTCAACCTCGCGCTGCTGACCGACGGCCTGCGCGCCGAGCGCGAGCAGGGCATCACCATCGACGTGGCCTACCGCTACTTCGCCTCGCCCAGGCGCAAGTTCATCATCGCCGACACGCCCGGCCACATCCAGTACACCCGCAACATGGTGACGGGCGCCTCGACGGCCGACCTCGCGCTCATCCTCGTCGACGCCCGCAAGGGCCTCGTCGAGCAGAGCCGCCGGCACGCCTTCCTCGCCACGCTGCTGCAGGTGCCGCACCTCGTGCTGTGCGTCAACAAGATGGACCTCGTCGGGTACGACCAGGGGGTCTTCGACGCCATCCAGCAGGAGTTCACCGACTTCGCGGCGAAGCTGCAGGTGCCGGACCTCGCGGTCATCCCCATGTCGGCGCTGCAGGGCGACAACGTCGTGCACCGCTCGGACAACATGCCGTGGTACCAGGGCTCGTCGCTGCTGCACCACCTGGAGAACGTCCACGTGGCCAGCGACCGCAACCTCATCGACGCGCGCTTCGCCGTGCAGACGGTCATCCGCCCGCAGTCCGGGACGCACCTGGACTACCGCGGGTACGCGGGGCAGGTGAGCGGCGGCGTCTTCAAGCCGGGTGACGAGGTGATGGTCCTGCCGTCGGGGTTCACGACGACGATCGCGGCCATCGACACCGCGGACGGGCCGGTCGAGGAGGCCTTCCCCCCGATGTCGGTGACGATCCGCCTGTCCGACGAGCTCGACGTGTCGCGCGGCGACATGCTGTGCCGGCCGAGGAACGCCCCGACGCCGCGGCAGGACGTCGAGGCGATGGTCTGCTGGATGGACGAGCAGGCCACCCTGCAGCCGGGCCGCAAGTACGCCCTCAAGCACACGACGCGGACGGTCCGTGCGCTGGTCAAGGAGCTGCAGTACCAGCTCGACGTCAACACGCTGCACCGCAACGAGGGCGCCACGCAGCTGGGGCTCAATGAGATCGGCCGCGTGCGGCTGCGGACCACGCTGCCGCTGCTCGCCGACGAGTACCGGCGCAACCGGAGCACCGGCGGCTTCGTGCTCATCGACGAGGCGACGAACCGGACGGTGGCCGCCGGGATGGTGGTGTAG
- a CDS encoding Wzz/FepE/Etk N-terminal domain-containing protein, whose protein sequence is MAVAHPRLDDDPRAVEPSLGHLARGVWHRAVVVLGVVVVTVAVALVVTAQSSRTYEASAEVRVSSGNLPSADGMSSAEANTLLATQVQYLQSSQLANDVAQRLAGEFDVIQVLVEGVPESQVATITVVSSSAEGAARAANTYAVAYDERRDAAVVEEATARAQQTEGQVERLQARLEELQAQIDEETERVNGEIARITIARDAAARVGTVLEPSDVIQPNTSFLNALQGQYSDTASQLGLATTRLEEYRQVAQAANGGVAIVSAAEPPAAPSSPGAAQVVALAGILGLALGVGLALLLTALDRRLRSARDVAAVAGPLDTVGPAVGRPDPAALTVDGMSLPPLTGRTVDSFLAPALWLAQAVEGSGRNRVLVTSPREPQSAAPALAVALARCGRSVVLVDADLRNHGPAVLDPTRRRGLSDVLLGEVLLVDVLVDVEVPGSGSLRIVSAGREEADLAALGSSEMGRLLEVLGRDADVVVVSGAPCRVGRELDIAPVGVDASLLLVTLGATVRDDLDLAVAHVQRAGAPALGVLVVDPDLRGTGHGAVPGRRRAASDSSSVPSGSSAG, encoded by the coding sequence ATGGCCGTCGCGCACCCTCGACTGGACGACGACCCTCGCGCCGTCGAGCCCTCGCTCGGGCACCTCGCCCGCGGGGTCTGGCACCGGGCCGTCGTGGTGCTCGGCGTGGTCGTCGTGACCGTCGCCGTCGCCCTCGTCGTCACCGCGCAGTCCAGCCGGACCTACGAGGCCAGCGCCGAGGTGCGGGTGTCGTCCGGCAACCTGCCCTCCGCCGACGGCATGAGCTCGGCCGAGGCCAACACGCTCCTCGCCACGCAGGTGCAGTACCTGCAGTCCTCGCAGCTCGCCAACGACGTCGCGCAGCGCCTGGCCGGGGAGTTCGACGTCATCCAGGTGCTCGTCGAGGGGGTGCCGGAGAGCCAGGTGGCCACCATCACCGTGGTGTCGAGCAGCGCCGAGGGCGCCGCACGGGCGGCCAACACCTACGCCGTCGCCTACGACGAGCGCAGGGACGCCGCCGTCGTGGAGGAGGCGACGGCCCGCGCCCAGCAGACCGAGGGACAGGTCGAGCGGCTGCAGGCCCGGCTGGAGGAGCTGCAGGCGCAGATCGACGAGGAGACGGAGCGGGTCAACGGGGAGATCGCCCGCATCACGATCGCCCGCGACGCCGCCGCTCGCGTCGGCACGGTGCTGGAGCCCTCGGACGTCATCCAGCCGAACACGTCGTTCCTCAACGCCCTGCAGGGGCAGTACTCGGACACCGCCTCGCAGCTCGGCCTGGCCACCACCCGCCTGGAGGAGTACCGCCAGGTCGCGCAGGCCGCCAACGGCGGGGTCGCCATCGTGTCCGCCGCCGAGCCGCCGGCGGCTCCCTCCTCGCCCGGCGCGGCGCAGGTCGTCGCGCTCGCCGGCATCCTCGGCCTCGCGCTCGGGGTCGGCCTCGCGCTGCTCCTCACCGCGCTCGACCGCCGGCTGCGCAGCGCCCGGGACGTCGCGGCCGTCGCCGGCCCGCTCGACACCGTCGGCCCCGCGGTCGGCCGTCCCGACCCCGCGGCCCTCACCGTCGACGGGATGTCGCTGCCCCCGCTCACCGGCCGGACGGTCGACTCGTTCCTCGCCCCGGCGCTGTGGCTCGCGCAGGCCGTCGAGGGCTCCGGGCGCAACCGGGTCCTCGTCACCTCGCCGCGGGAGCCGCAGAGCGCGGCGCCCGCGCTCGCGGTGGCCCTGGCGCGCTGCGGCCGCTCGGTCGTGCTCGTGGACGCCGACCTCCGCAACCACGGCCCGGCCGTGCTCGACCCCACCCGTCGTCGCGGCCTGTCCGACGTGCTCCTCGGCGAGGTCCTGCTCGTCGACGTCCTCGTCGACGTCGAGGTGCCGGGCTCGGGCTCGCTGCGCATCGTCTCCGCCGGCCGGGAGGAGGCGGACCTCGCCGCCCTCGGCAGCTCGGAGATGGGCCGCCTGCTGGAGGTCCTCGGTCGCGACGCCGACGTGGTCGTCGTGTCGGGTGCTCCCTGCCGCGTGGGCCGCGAGCTCGACATCGCCCCCGTGGGCGTCGACGCCTCGCTCCTGCTCGTGACGCTCGGGGCCACCGTCCGCGACGACCTCGACCTCGCGGTCGCGCACGTCCAGCGCGCCGGCGCGCCCGCCCTCGGCGTGCTCGTGGTCGACCCCGACCTCCGCGGCACGGGGCACGGGGCCGTGCCGGGCCGTCGCCGGGCGGCCTCCGACAGCTCGTCGGTGCCCAGCGGGTCCTCTGCGGGCTGA